The Yersinia intermedia genome window below encodes:
- the tonB gene encoding TonB system transport protein TonB, translating into MQLNKFFLGRRLTWPIAFSVGLHGSVIATLLYVSVEQMKIQPEIEDAPLAVTMVNIATFAAPQPAAAEPQVEPESEKIEEAPPEPEVLPEPVAVPIPEPVKPKPKPKPKPVKKEVKKPEVKKTEAPPDDKPFKSDEPALVANNAPVKAAPKASVPGASTTAGPKALSKAKPTYPARALALGVEGQVKVQYDIDENGRVTNVRVLEATPRNTFEREVKQVMRKWRFEAVAAKDYVTTIVFKIGGNMEMN; encoded by the coding sequence ATGCAGCTAAATAAATTTTTCTTGGGTCGTCGGCTTACATGGCCAATCGCATTTTCAGTTGGTTTACATGGTAGCGTAATTGCAACTCTGCTGTACGTTTCAGTAGAGCAAATGAAAATACAACCTGAAATAGAGGATGCGCCGCTTGCCGTTACGATGGTTAATATAGCCACCTTTGCTGCGCCACAACCTGCGGCGGCAGAGCCACAGGTTGAACCTGAATCTGAAAAGATTGAAGAGGCACCGCCAGAGCCTGAAGTGCTGCCTGAGCCTGTTGCTGTCCCCATTCCTGAACCGGTGAAGCCAAAACCGAAACCTAAGCCGAAACCGGTAAAAAAAGAAGTTAAAAAGCCGGAAGTGAAGAAGACCGAGGCACCACCGGATGACAAACCGTTCAAATCTGATGAGCCAGCACTGGTTGCCAATAATGCGCCGGTAAAAGCAGCGCCGAAAGCGTCAGTGCCGGGTGCATCAACCACTGCCGGGCCAAAAGCCTTAAGTAAGGCAAAGCCAACTTATCCGGCAAGGGCACTGGCTTTGGGTGTCGAAGGGCAGGTTAAGGTTCAATACGATATTGACGAAAATGGCCGTGTCACTAATGTGCGTGTTTTGGAAGCGACGCCGCGTAATACCTTTGAGCGTGAGGTGAAGCAAGTGATGCGTAAGTGGCGATTTGAAGCGGTTGCCGCTAAAGATTATGTCACCACCATCGTATTCAAAATCGGTGGCAATATGGAAATGAATTAA
- a CDS encoding HI1450 family dsDNA-mimic protein — translation MDLNNRLTEDETLEQAYDIFLELAGDNLDPADILLFNLQFEERGGAELFDPAEDWQEHVDFDVNPDFFAEVVIGLADSDGEEINDVFARVLLCREKDHKLCHILWKE, via the coding sequence ATGGATCTCAATAACCGCCTGACTGAAGATGAAACACTGGAACAGGCTTACGATATCTTTCTGGAGCTGGCGGGTGACAACCTTGACCCAGCGGATATCTTGTTGTTTAACCTTCAGTTTGAAGAGCGTGGCGGTGCAGAGTTATTTGACCCAGCCGAAGATTGGCAGGAACATGTCGATTTTGATGTAAACCCTGATTTTTTTGCCGAAGTTGTTATTGGTCTTGCTGATAGTGATGGTGAAGAGATTAATGATGTGTTTGCGCGTGTTCTCTTGTGCCGTGAAAAAGACCATAAGCTTTGCCATATCTTGTGGAAAGAGTGA
- a CDS encoding zf-TFIIB domain-containing protein, translating into MQCPVCKDTQLVMSERKSIEIDYCPNCRGVWLDRGELDKIIEKSVESTPTSAPYTDARDREHDRDNHGYSKPKHYKKKSFLSELFD; encoded by the coding sequence ATGCAGTGTCCAGTATGCAAAGATACCCAACTGGTGATGTCTGAACGTAAAAGCATTGAGATCGATTATTGCCCGAACTGCCGTGGTGTATGGCTGGATCGTGGCGAGCTAGATAAAATCATTGAAAAATCAGTTGAAAGTACACCGACATCAGCACCATACACTGACGCCAGAGACCGTGAACACGATCGCGATAATCACGGATATTCAAAGCCTAAGCACTACAAAAAGAAAAGTTTCCTGTCAGAGTTATTTGATTAA
- the oppF gene encoding murein tripeptide/oligopeptide ABC transporter ATP binding protein OppF: protein MNVMTEKKVLLEVADLKVHFDIHDGKQWFWQPAKTLKAVDGVTLRLYEGETLGVVGESGCGKSTFARAIIGLVKATSGSVAWLGKDLLSLSDAQWRETRSDIQMIFQDPLASLNPRMTIGEIIAEPLRTYHPKMPRQEVKDKVKAMMLKVGLLPNLINRYPHEFSGGQCQRIGIARALILEPKLVICDEPVSALDVSIQAQVVNLLQQLQREMGLSLIFIAHDLAVVKHISDRVLVMYLGHAVELGTYDEVYHNPQHPYTKALMSAVPIPDPDKERAKVIQLLEGELPSPINPPSGCVFRTRCPIAGPECAKTRPLLEGSFRHAVSCLKVDPL, encoded by the coding sequence ATGAATGTCATGACTGAGAAGAAAGTATTGCTAGAAGTGGCTGATCTGAAAGTTCATTTTGATATTCATGATGGCAAACAATGGTTCTGGCAGCCAGCGAAAACACTAAAAGCCGTTGATGGTGTAACACTGCGCTTGTATGAAGGCGAAACCTTAGGTGTGGTCGGCGAGTCTGGATGTGGCAAATCAACATTCGCCCGCGCCATTATTGGTTTGGTGAAAGCGACCAGTGGCAGTGTGGCATGGTTAGGTAAAGACTTGCTGAGCCTGAGTGATGCGCAATGGCGTGAGACCCGTAGCGATATTCAGATGATATTCCAGGACCCGCTGGCGTCATTAAACCCGCGAATGACCATCGGTGAAATCATCGCTGAGCCGCTGCGGACTTATCATCCTAAAATGCCGCGTCAGGAAGTCAAAGATAAAGTTAAAGCCATGATGCTGAAGGTTGGCTTGTTACCTAACCTAATCAACCGTTATCCCCACGAGTTTTCGGGGGGGCAGTGCCAGCGTATTGGTATTGCCCGGGCATTGATTCTTGAACCGAAACTGGTGATTTGTGATGAACCGGTTTCTGCGCTTGATGTATCAATTCAGGCGCAAGTGGTGAACTTGTTGCAGCAATTGCAGCGTGAAATGGGGTTATCACTGATTTTTATTGCCCATGATCTGGCGGTGGTAAAACACATTTCTGACCGGGTGTTGGTGATGTACTTGGGCCATGCAGTAGAGTTGGGAACCTATGATGAGGTTTACCATAATCCGCAGCATCCGTACACCAAGGCGCTGATGTCGGCGGTACCTATCCCTGATCCTGACAAAGAAAGGGCGAAAGTGATCCAGTTGTTAGAGGGGGAGCTACCTTCACCAATTAACCCGCCATCAGGCTGTGTATTTCGTACTCGTTGCCCCATCGCCGGGCCAGAGTGCGCAAAAACCCGCCCACTATTAGAGGGCAGCTTCCGCCATGCGGTATCTTGTCTGAAAGTTGATCCGCTATAG
- a CDS encoding EAL domain-containing protein, translating to MDSRLNIAVDCTFICEPVYRQNGKLFAVELLSRFTTASFKSPIYTERFLHQLNAQMKAKLLLDQLCAVKTQQEWFIDQQIILSINIDFDMAQAVLYDEEVISLLAMMPFIRLEIMESFPNLSDGPKNTLLSKLAERYSLWLDDFGSGNAHLAAAASGFFECVKIDKHFFWQWGGSVTFDNLLIQLREHCQYVIVEGVETHQQLTQLSDQGVDAMQGYLFSSFSLSEVNKLSLG from the coding sequence GTGGATAGCAGGCTAAACATTGCAGTTGATTGCACTTTTATCTGTGAACCAGTTTACCGGCAGAACGGTAAGTTATTTGCTGTGGAATTATTGAGTCGTTTCACAACGGCCTCTTTTAAATCGCCTATTTATACCGAGCGTTTCCTCCATCAACTTAATGCTCAGATGAAGGCTAAACTGCTACTTGACCAATTATGTGCAGTAAAAACACAGCAGGAATGGTTTATTGACCAACAAATAATACTCTCAATTAATATAGATTTTGATATGGCCCAAGCGGTGCTGTATGACGAGGAAGTCATCTCATTATTAGCTATGATGCCTTTTATCCGGCTGGAGATAATGGAGAGCTTCCCCAATCTCAGTGATGGGCCAAAGAACACATTATTAAGTAAGTTGGCTGAACGATACTCGCTGTGGCTGGACGACTTTGGTAGTGGCAATGCTCACCTGGCTGCGGCTGCCAGTGGTTTCTTTGAATGTGTCAAGATTGATAAGCATTTTTTCTGGCAATGGGGAGGGAGTGTCACGTTTGATAATTTGCTTATCCAACTACGTGAACACTGCCAGTATGTGATAGTTGAAGGGGTAGAAACCCACCAGCAACTTACTCAACTATCTGACCAGGGAGTGGATGCCATGCAAGGTTACCTATTTAGTTCATTTTCATTGAGTGAGGTGAATAAGTTATCACTCGGATAA
- a CDS encoding YciI family protein: MLYIIFATDVPDSLEKRLSVRPAHLARLQALQDQGRLLTAGPNPAIDSADPGAAGFTGSTVIAEFTSQPEAERWAEQDPYIAAGVYQSVIVKPYKRVF; this comes from the coding sequence ATGCTTTATATAATCTTTGCAACTGATGTTCCTGATTCGCTGGAGAAGCGCTTATCTGTTCGCCCTGCACATCTGGCCCGCCTGCAAGCATTGCAGGATCAAGGGCGTTTACTGACCGCAGGCCCAAACCCTGCAATTGATAGTGCAGACCCTGGTGCCGCCGGATTTACAGGATCTACTGTTATTGCCGAATTTACATCGCAACCAGAGGCCGAGCGTTGGGCGGAGCAAGACCCTTATATTGCCGCTGGCGTGTATCAGTCGGTTATTGTAAAACCCTATAAACGGGTATTCTGA
- the cls gene encoding cardiolipin synthase has translation MTTFYTVISWLSVFGYWLLIAGVTLRILMKRRAVPSAMAWLLVIYILPLVGIIAYLSFGELHLGKRRAERAKAMWPSTARWLSELKDCQHIFATSNSEVATPLFQLCERRQGISGVKGNQLQLLTTTDDTLKALVRDIELARHNIEMVFYIWQPGGLVDQVAESLMAAARRGVHCRLMLDSAGSQQFFLTPYPAMMRNAGIEVVEALKVNVFRVFLRRMDLRQHRKVVLIDNYVAYTGSMNMVDPRFFKQDAGVGQWIDMMARMEGPVATTIGIVYACDWEIETGKRILPPAPDANIMPFEEESGHTIQVIASGPGFPEEMIHQALLMAVYAAREQLIMTTPYFVPSDDLLHAICTAAQRGVDVSIIVPRDNDSMMVRWASRAFFSELLEAGVKVYQFEGGLLHSKSVLVDGQLSLVGTVNLDMRSLWLNFEITLVIDDDGFGADLAQVQDDYIARSVLLDGELWNKRPLWHRVTERLFYFFSPLL, from the coding sequence ATGACAACATTTTATACCGTAATCAGTTGGCTCTCAGTTTTTGGCTATTGGTTGCTTATTGCCGGGGTTACATTGCGTATTCTGATGAAACGCAGAGCCGTTCCTTCGGCCATGGCATGGCTACTGGTTATTTATATTCTGCCATTGGTTGGGATAATTGCTTATCTGTCGTTTGGTGAGCTTCATTTGGGCAAGCGCCGCGCTGAGCGTGCAAAAGCGATGTGGCCTTCCACCGCCCGCTGGCTTAGTGAATTGAAAGACTGCCAGCATATTTTTGCCACTTCAAATAGCGAGGTCGCCACCCCACTATTTCAATTATGTGAACGCCGCCAAGGCATCAGTGGCGTTAAAGGTAATCAATTACAGTTATTAACCACCACCGATGACACATTAAAAGCGCTGGTGCGTGATATTGAACTGGCCCGTCACAACATCGAGATGGTGTTTTATATCTGGCAACCAGGTGGCTTGGTTGATCAGGTCGCCGAATCCTTAATGGCTGCAGCACGGCGAGGTGTCCATTGCAGACTGATGCTGGACTCTGCCGGTAGCCAGCAATTCTTCCTCACCCCCTATCCGGCTATGATGCGCAATGCGGGAATTGAAGTAGTCGAAGCACTCAAAGTTAATGTATTCCGGGTATTTCTGCGCCGAATGGATTTACGCCAACACCGCAAAGTCGTGTTGATTGATAATTATGTTGCTTATACCGGTAGCATGAATATGGTTGATCCTCGCTTTTTCAAGCAAGATGCTGGCGTGGGTCAATGGATCGATATGATGGCCAGAATGGAAGGCCCGGTGGCTACCACCATAGGTATTGTGTATGCCTGTGACTGGGAAATTGAAACCGGCAAACGCATTCTGCCTCCGGCACCTGATGCGAATATCATGCCGTTTGAGGAAGAGAGCGGCCATACCATCCAGGTTATCGCCTCTGGTCCTGGTTTCCCTGAGGAAATGATTCACCAGGCCTTATTAATGGCGGTATATGCCGCCCGTGAGCAGCTCATCATGACGACACCGTATTTCGTGCCTAGTGATGACCTGCTACATGCCATCTGTACCGCAGCGCAGCGTGGAGTTGATGTCAGCATTATTGTTCCTCGAGATAACGACTCGATGATGGTCCGCTGGGCAAGCCGAGCATTCTTCTCTGAATTGTTGGAAGCGGGCGTTAAAGTTTATCAGTTTGAAGGCGGGCTGTTGCACAGCAAAAGTGTGCTGGTCGACGGCCAACTGAGTTTGGTTGGAACGGTCAATCTGGATATGCGCAGCTTATGGTTGAACTTTGAAATCACGCTGGTCATTGATGATGATGGTTTTGGTGCAGATTTGGCACAAGTTCAAGACGATTACATTGCCCGCTCGGTGTTGTTAGATGGTGAATTATGGAATAAGCGCCCTCTCTGGCACCGCGTTACTGAACGATTATTCTACTTTTTCAGTCCGTTACTGTAA
- the yciA gene encoding acyl-CoA thioester hydrolase YciA yields MTQEQLSPRGEQSLPNGELVLRTLAMPADTNANGDIFGGWLMSQMDIGGAIQAKEIAQGRVVTVRVDGMTFLKPVAVGDVVCCYARCIKTGRSSITINIEVWVKKVSSEPIGQRYRATEAVFTYVAVDDAGKARALPSGRGNFEVGATQ; encoded by the coding sequence ATGACTCAAGAACAATTATCACCTCGCGGTGAGCAATCATTACCTAACGGTGAATTGGTACTTCGTACCCTGGCAATGCCAGCCGATACCAATGCAAATGGCGATATATTTGGCGGTTGGTTAATGTCACAAATGGATATCGGCGGTGCCATTCAAGCTAAAGAGATAGCTCAGGGGCGAGTTGTCACGGTACGGGTTGATGGCATGACCTTCCTCAAGCCGGTCGCTGTTGGTGATGTGGTTTGTTGCTATGCCCGCTGTATTAAAACCGGTCGTAGCTCAATTACTATCAATATTGAAGTCTGGGTGAAAAAGGTCTCTTCTGAGCCAATCGGGCAGCGCTACCGTGCCACTGAAGCGGTATTTACCTATGTCGCTGTAGATGATGCGGGTAAGGCCCGCGCCTTGCCGAGTGGTAGAGGGAATTTCGAAGTTGGCGCGACGCAATAA
- a CDS encoding ABC transporter ATP-binding protein, producing MTTIDNRSAVQQSALLAQDILLDVKDLTVTFGTPDGDVTAVNALNFDLRAGETLGIVGESGSGKSQTAFALMGLLASNGRIGGSAKFNGREILNLPEKQLNRLRAEEISMIFQDPMTSLNPYMRVGEQLMEVLQLHKKMSKSEAFEESIRMLDAVKMPEARKRMRMYPHEFSGGMRQRVMIAMALLCRPKLLIADEPTTALDVTVQAQIMTLLNELKHEFNTAIIMITHDLGVVAGICNKVLVMYAGRTMEYGQARDVFYHPSHPYSIGLLNAVPRLDAEGESLMTIPGNPPNLLRLPKGCPFQPRCQYAMDRCGVAPALEHFGEGRLRACYKPVGELV from the coding sequence ATGACGACTATTGATAATCGGTCTGCTGTTCAGCAATCTGCATTGTTGGCGCAAGATATACTGCTGGATGTAAAAGATTTAACCGTGACTTTCGGCACGCCAGACGGTGATGTGACCGCAGTTAACGCTCTTAATTTTGACCTGCGTGCTGGCGAAACATTAGGCATTGTAGGGGAATCTGGATCCGGTAAATCACAAACCGCTTTTGCGTTGATGGGCTTGTTGGCCAGTAATGGCCGGATCGGGGGGTCTGCAAAGTTTAATGGCCGTGAAATCTTAAATCTGCCAGAAAAACAATTGAACCGCTTACGGGCTGAGGAAATCTCGATGATATTCCAAGACCCAATGACCTCTCTGAACCCGTATATGCGCGTCGGTGAGCAGCTAATGGAAGTGCTGCAACTGCATAAAAAGATGAGCAAAAGCGAAGCATTCGAAGAGTCGATCCGTATGCTTGATGCGGTAAAAATGCCGGAAGCGCGTAAGCGCATGCGCATGTATCCCCATGAGTTCTCTGGTGGTATGCGTCAGCGGGTAATGATTGCGATGGCGCTGTTGTGCCGCCCTAAATTATTGATTGCCGATGAGCCAACAACCGCACTTGATGTAACCGTTCAGGCGCAAATCATGACTTTGCTGAATGAGCTGAAGCATGAGTTCAATACTGCAATCATTATGATCACCCATGACCTTGGCGTCGTTGCGGGGATCTGCAATAAAGTTCTGGTGATGTATGCAGGGCGAACTATGGAGTATGGTCAGGCTCGCGATGTGTTTTATCACCCAAGCCACCCTTATTCTATTGGTTTGCTGAATGCTGTTCCTCGTCTTGATGCTGAAGGCGAATCTCTCATGACGATACCGGGTAATCCGCCGAATTTATTACGCTTGCCTAAAGGTTGCCCATTCCAGCCGCGCTGCCAATATGCAATGGATCGCTGCGGAGTTGCTCCGGCATTGGAGCATTTTGGTGAAGGCCGTTTACGTGCCTGCTATAAGCCAGTGGGGGAATTAGTATGA
- a CDS encoding YciY family protein gives MRRSKNEVGRWRMLRQNQRRRNRWLEGQSRRYRHIYCVRQLHEHQHRRALLFTVAYEW, from the coding sequence ATGAGACGGAGTAAGAATGAGGTGGGCCGCTGGCGTATGCTGCGGCAAAATCAGCGCCGAAGAAATCGCTGGCTTGAAGGGCAATCACGGCGCTATCGCCATATCTATTGTGTCAGGCAACTCCACGAGCATCAGCATCGTAGGGCGTTATTGTTCACTGTGGCTTATGAATGGTAG
- a CDS encoding septation protein A, whose protein sequence is MKQLLDFLPLVVFFIFYKMYDIFVASGALIVATLLALAFTWLKYRKVEKMTLVTAVMVLVFGTLTLTFHSDLFIKWKVTVLYALFAVALLVSQWVMKKPLIQRMLGKELTLPDAVWSTLNMSWALFFLACGLLNIYVAFWLPQDIWVNFKVFGLTALTLIFTLISGVYIYRHMPEEQKKS, encoded by the coding sequence ATGAAGCAACTTTTAGATTTTCTTCCGTTAGTCGTATTTTTTATTTTCTACAAGATGTACGACATTTTTGTCGCCTCAGGAGCGCTGATTGTCGCAACATTACTCGCGTTAGCCTTTACCTGGCTTAAATATCGTAAAGTAGAAAAGATGACGTTAGTTACCGCAGTTATGGTGCTGGTATTCGGTACTTTGACGCTTACATTCCACAGTGACTTATTCATTAAATGGAAAGTGACAGTGTTATATGCGCTGTTCGCCGTGGCTTTATTAGTAAGCCAATGGGTCATGAAAAAACCCTTGATTCAGCGCATGCTGGGGAAAGAGCTAACGCTACCAGATGCGGTATGGTCAACACTGAATATGTCATGGGCGCTGTTCTTCTTGGCCTGCGGCCTGCTAAACATTTATGTCGCGTTCTGGTTACCGCAAGATATTTGGGTAAACTTTAAAGTCTTTGGTTTAACCGCACTCACCCTGATATTCACATTGATCAGCGGCGTTTATATTTACCGACATATGCCGGAAGAACAGAAAAAGTCATAA